The sequence TTAAATCTTATAGACAACGCAATCAAGTACAATAAAGAAAATGGCACAATAGACATTATGATTTATCCAGAAAAGCGCGTGGAAATTATTGATAGCGGCATTGGAATACCGAAAGATTCGCTTAACAGAGTGTTTGACAAGTTCTACAGGGCAGACCCTTCCAGGTCAAAAGAAATTGAAGGCTTAGGGCTGGGCTTTAGCCTTGTAAAGGAAATTTTAGATCTGCACAATGCAAAGATTGAAATAGATAGCACGCCTAACATGGGGACAAAAGTAAGCATATTATTTTAAAAGCTTATTCAGATTTCAATAATAATTCAACCAATTTATAATTTGCGCCTTGCTTTTAGTATTTTCTTTGTCTACATTCTTGGCATTATCTGTGGCAATTTGTATTTTATCATCATGGTCTTTACAAAATTTTTCATATTTTTTTATAGATTTTTCATAAGAGCTATCCATAAAAATTGATATAATAAAAACAAAGATGTCATAACTTATAAAAGTTAAGATTGATTCTGAAAATTTAATTTATTTACAATCTTTAAAAAATAGAGTTACGAGGTCTTATGCCAACAGTTTTAGAAAAAAATAATTGTAAAGAAAAACTAAAGGTTCATCCAATTGTTAAATGGGCAGGCGGAAAAAGACAGATCATTTCTGTGATTAAAGAAAACTTGCCTACACAATTCAATCGATATTTCGAACCCTTTATAGGAGGCGGCGCTGTCTTTTTTGAAATACAACCTGAAAATGCCTATATTTCTGATACAAATGAAGAGTTAATAAATCTGTACCTTGTAGTAAAAAATAATCCTGAAGAACTGATAACCGATCTTCATAAGCACAAAAATTCCAAAGAATATTTCTTAAAAATTAGAAATGCTGACAGAGATGATAACTATAAAGAATGGTCAAATATCCAAAAAGCAAGTAGGTTTATATACCTAAACCGAACTTGTTTCAATGGACTTTATAGGGTTAATAGTAAGGGACAGTTCAATGTACCTTTTGGAAATTATTCAAACCCAAAAATTGTTGATGAAAAAAATATTCTAAATTGTTCAGAAATTTTACAAAGCACAGAAATAAGATGTGCAAATTTTACAGAAATATTAGAACATATAAAGAAAGGCGATTTTGTTTACTTCGATCCCCCATATCTTCCTTTAAATAAATCGTCAAACTTTACGTCATACACAAAAGAAGGATTTGACATAGGTATGCAATTTAGACTCAAAGCTGTTTGCGATGAGCTTGATAAAAAAGGTGTAAAATTTTTACTTTCCAATTCTGATACAGAGGTTATAAATGGACTATACGCATCATATAATATCAAAAAGGTTTTTGCATCACGCAATATTAATTCAAACTCAAATGGGCGAGGCAAGATAACTGAAGTATTAATTAGAAATTATTGAACAAATTATTTAAAATATACAAAATCAACTTAATAATGAGTACCGTTAACTTAATTGCGTCAGATTCTTCTTCCTTAACTTTCTCTTTTAATATAAGGGAGGATTACTTAATGATTTTATATTTTCAATTCAAATAAACAAAATTACTATTTGCTATTAAGGAAAAATGGCGAATTTGTTTATCTTCAGGTATAACCACTATCCTAGAAAGAGCAAAATAATATGTTTCTAGTACCTAGAAACGTCTTCTTTTACAGTTAAAAACCCACTGTCCGTTAACAACAACAAACTATAGTATTGACAGTAATTAAAAGTTATAATACACTTATAAAGTTAGATAACTCTAACTTAGGAGGTTTTAATGGAAGAATATTTATTACATCTTTTACGTAAACACAAAGGGCTTACATTCGATGAAATATTAAAAAAAACTAATTTAGAGCGAGGTGATTTATTAAAGATAATATTCAAACTTGTTAATAAAAACAAAGTGGGTTATATGGATCTAAGTTTAAATATGTGTTCAATTTGTAAGATTTGTAATAAAAAACTTTTTCTTAAAGGAGGTAAAAAATGATCTATTTAAGTGAAACGCAAGAGGATTATTTGCTTGATATTTTTGAACAGACATCAAAAAATGCTGTAGCGCGTATTAAAGATATTGCACATGCACGAAATGTAACCTTACCTACCGTTGCAAGTGCAATAAAAGTACTTGCAGAAAAAAAGATAATCAAACATGAAAAATATGGTTATGTTATATTGACAGACTACGGCATTGAAATGGCAAAAAAATTGCTTGAAAGAAAGAAATACATATTGAAATTTTTAACATTTACCTTGGGTATACAGGAAAGCATAGCAATTAAAGATGCTCACAAACTTGAACACGATTTATCAAATGAAACTTATGAATGCTTGGTGAAACTTACAGATTTTTTTTCTAAAAATCCAAATATCAAAGAGCAATTCGAAAATTTTTCAAAAAAGGAGGCATATATGAGATTAAGTCAAATAAATGCAGGGGAAACTGCTAAGATTATTGGAATTGAAGGATCATCAATAAAAAGCAAATTGCTCTCTATGGGCACTACACCTGGTACGGCAATAAAGGTGGAAAAAGTTGCACCGCTTGGAAGCCCTATTGAAGTGACTCTACTTGGATACCATTTAACCCTTAGGAAAGATGAGGCGGAAAAAATAATTGTTGAAAAATAGAAATATACCGCTTATTTTAGCTGATGAGAATTTGGAATATGAAATTATTGGGATAGGTGGTGGTTGTGGCTTACGCGCAAAATTGTTAGAAATGGGATTTATACCAGGAGCAAAATTGAGGTTATTATACAAAGCAAATGGACCGTTGATTGTTGCGCTTAATGGTTCCAGATATACCATGTGCAAGGGTTTTGCTTCAAAAATAATAGTCAGGGAGGTTGTATGAAAGAATTTACAATCGCTTTAATCGGCAACCCAAACGTTGGAAAATCAGCAATTTTTAACGAGCTTACAGGTGCTAATGCTCATGTAGGTAACTGGCCAGGCGTTACTGTTGAAAAAAAAGAAGGTAAATTCGTTTATAACGATACAAAAATAAACGTAGTAGACTTACCTGGTATTTATAGCCTAACTGCAGCTTCAATTGATGAACGTATAGCGAGAGATTATATAGTTAAAGAAAAACCTGATCTGGTTGTATGTATAGTAGATTCCACAAATTTAGTAAGAAACTTATACCTCTTTATATTATTAAAGGAACTTGGTGCTAAAACTCTTTTAGCGCTTAATATGATAGATCTTGTAGAAAATAAAATCAAATTTGATGAGTCTAAACTTTCTGAAAGTTTAAAAACTCGAATTGTAAAAACATCTGCTACAAAAAGGATAGGAATTGATGAGCTAAAAAAAGCTATTTATGAAGAACTCCATAAAAATCAGGACGAATTTTTTGTTGATTATGGTAAAGATATCGAACATTCAATAAAAACGATTGAAAATTTGTTAAGCAGTGTTGAATTGCCTTATAACAAGCGTTTTTTGGCTATAAAACTTTTAGAACAGGATTCAGTTATTTCAGAGGAATTGAAGCGATTACACAAAGAGAGCATTGTTGAAAGCGCTTTAATGGAAATAAATAACTTGGAAGAAATTTATTCAGATTTAGAAACAGAAATTATTGAAAAAAGATACGCTCTTATAGAGGGAATCGTTAAAAGTTCAACTAAACATCTGGTAAGCATAGAAGATAGATTAACATTTTCAGACAAAATAGATAAGATTGTTACAAATAGATATTTAGGATTACCTATTTTTGCAATTGTGATGTTGATTGTCTTCAAAGCAACATTTACGCTTGGGGGGTTTTTTGTAGATTATATTAATCAGTTTTTTGATTTTCTTGGTAATTTCCTATCCAATTACATTCAAAATCCAATTTTACAATCGTTTATTAAGGACGGTTTAATTGGGGGTGTTGGTACAGTGGTAGCCTTTTTGCCAAATATACTAATTTTGTTTCTATTTTTATCCTTTTTGGAAGATGTAGGTTATATGGCAAGAGCTGCTTTTGTTATGGACAGGTTGATGCATAGTATTGGCCTCCCAGGTAGAGCTTTTATACCTTTAATACTGGGTTTTGGCTGCAATGTACCAGCGATTATGGCAACTCGTACCATTGCTGATGAAAGGGATAGGCTTTTAACAATACTTATAAATCCATTCATGTCTTGTACTGCACGTTTGCCTATTTATGTGTTGCTAACCGGGATTTTTTTTGAAAATAATCATCCTGAACTAATTATATTTTCACTTTATACTCTAGGTATTTTTGTTGCCATATTTAGTGCAAAATTGTTTAGAAGTACAATTCCAAAACTTAAAGGCAAAGTATCATTTTTAATTATGGAACTTCCTGTTTATAGGATGCCTACCATCAAAGCCGTATCAATACACACATGGGAAAGAACAAAGGAATTCTTGAAAAAAGCTGGTACGATAATATTGTTTGGCGTTATGTTGGTGTGGTTGTTATCAAGTTTGCCATTTGGTGTAGATTATGCTGGTGAAGATTCATTTGTAGGTATTTTGGGTAAATTCTTTGCACCAATTTTAACTCCAGCTGGTTTTGGATTCTGGCAGGCTGCAGTAAGCCTAATCTTTGGACTTCTAGCAAAAGAAACGGTTGTCGGCACTATGGGCACACTATTTGGTGGCGAAGACAAACTTTCGAGTTCTTTAACACAACTTATGACTCCTTTGAGCGCATATACATTTATGGTAATGAGTCTGCTTTACATCCCATGTCTTGCAACAATTGGTGTAATTTATAGAGAAACAAATTCATTAAAATGGACAGCATTTAGCGTTTTTTACAGCTTAGTTATAGGGTGGCTTAGCGCAACTTTAATTTATCAAATATTTTCATTAGCATTTCATTAATACAAAAAAATATTTTAGGAGGTTTATTATGAAAAGATTTTTTACGGCCTTTTGCTTTCTCTTCATTTCTGCTTATTTTGTCTCTTTTGCTTTTGCAGGGCCATTCTCTGATGTACCAGCTAATTCTTGGGCATACAAGGCAGTGCAAGATTTAGCAGCAAAGGGATTGGTCATTGGCTATGGCGATGGAACTTTTAGAGGAGAGAGACTTGCCACCCGTTATGAGATGGCAATGGTAGTTGCAAGAATGCTTGATATGTATGAAAAGGGTCAAAACGCTCAGGATCAAAAGATAGAGCTTAACGCTAACGACATCGCAACGCTTATGAAGTTAGCCCAAGAGTTTAAGTCAGAACTAGCATCTTTAAACGTCAGAGTTGCAGCACTTGAGAAGAAAGCAGCTCTTGACACTGTAAACTTCACAGGGGATGCAAGGTTTAGGTTTGGGAGCGAGAAAAGAACGTTTTATCCGATGGCTACATCTGGAACAAACGTGTTTATTAATACAGAAGGTTCATCTAAAAATGGATTTATAGTAGGTGACACCTCTCCTGCAATGTTAGCTCAAGATCCAAACCTTTCCCAGCAAAAGGACAATACGTTTATGCAGTATAGAATAAGGCTAAACGTATCAGCTCCTGTAGCAGACAACATATCCTTTAACGCAAGGCTTACAATGGAGAAGAACGCAGGAGTTAATTCAGACGGCTCTTCAAACAGCAATCCTTTGTATGCCTCTCTTACAGGTTACAATGATGACAACAACACGTTGTATGTAGAGAGATCTTACATCACCTGGACTCTTAACCCATATCCTGTAACCTTTGTACTTGGTAGACTTCCTACTATGGATTCAGGCGCTTATTACAACAACCTGTTTATGGATACAGGCACAGAAGGCGCTATGGCAATATTTGATCTGAGCAACATATTTCCCTCTACATCTCTTTCAGCTGCATGGGTAAAGATGTTTGATGCCGGGCTTATAACATCAGCAGATGAAGCAAGCGGTTTAAAGGATAAGGATGCCTACATCTTGAACCTTAGCACAAAATTATTTAATACCTTTGGTTTAGAGGCAGACTATGGAAACGTAAACAAGTTTTCGTATATGGGAAGTGCACCAAATGGCGTATACGGAAAGTATGATTGGTGGGCAATAATAGGTAACTGGACTATGTATAACGTAAATATGTGGGCAGGTTACAACGGCACATCTACAGATATGCCAGCACAGACCGCCACAGGTCCAAGCTTTACAAGTTTACATTCTGTAAATGGAGGAGCATTCAGAGTTGGAGCTACCATTCCTCTTCCAGTGGGCTCTCTTACAGGAGACTTCTGGTTTGGGAATAACAATGGGTCTATGCAATAATAACCAAAAGCCCCCTATAAAAGCCCAACAACCTTGTGCATCTGAATTGAAAATATAAGTTCATCCAATAATTTTTCGTCCCTCTCCCTGATAAAGTTTACAATGTCTAAAATCTTTTCTCCTTTCGCATCCAGCGGGCTAATTGCAAACTGAAAAAGGCCGTGCATCTTTGAAAGAACCTGAAAGACAAACTCAAGATCTTCTTCAGAATTGTCCACTACCAGCTTCACTATGACCCTGTGTTCTATCCAGTTATCAATAAACTCCTCAAATGACGGCATTCTGTCCATCATGCCGGAAGATGGACCCTTATAGTCCACCACCCAGCCGCAATCGGATAAATATCCCTTTGGCAGGGAAATGCTCCCATTAGTTTCCACCTGAACAAAGTGTTTTTTCTCTATCAGGTAATCTATCAACTCAAGAGTTTCTTTTTGGATAAGAGGCTCTCCCCCGGTAAGAAGTACTTTTGAATTCTTGCATCTGGCTACCACATCATCAATTGAAAGTATATATTTAGCTTCAATGCTCTGAGATTCTTTTGTGTCGCACCACCTGCACCTTAGATTACAACCCTGAAGCCTCACTATAGTGCA comes from Thermodesulfobium acidiphilum and encodes:
- a CDS encoding DNA adenine methylase — encoded protein: MPTVLEKNNCKEKLKVHPIVKWAGGKRQIISVIKENLPTQFNRYFEPFIGGGAVFFEIQPENAYISDTNEELINLYLVVKNNPEELITDLHKHKNSKEYFLKIRNADRDDNYKEWSNIQKASRFIYLNRTCFNGLYRVNSKGQFNVPFGNYSNPKIVDEKNILNCSEILQSTEIRCANFTEILEHIKKGDFVYFDPPYLPLNKSSNFTSYTKEGFDIGMQFRLKAVCDELDKKGVKFLLSNSDTEVINGLYASYNIKKVFASRNINSNSNGRGKITEVLIRNY
- a CDS encoding DtxR family transcriptional regulator, whose protein sequence is MIYLSETQEDYLLDIFEQTSKNAVARIKDIAHARNVTLPTVASAIKVLAEKKIIKHEKYGYVILTDYGIEMAKKLLERKKYILKFLTFTLGIQESIAIKDAHKLEHDLSNETYECLVKLTDFFSKNPNIKEQFENFSKKEAYMRLSQINAGETAKIIGIEGSSIKSKLLSMGTTPGTAIKVEKVAPLGSPIEVTLLGYHLTLRKDEAEKIIVEK
- a CDS encoding FeoA family protein encodes the protein MKNRNIPLILADENLEYEIIGIGGGCGLRAKLLEMGFIPGAKLRLLYKANGPLIVALNGSRYTMCKGFASKIIVREVV
- the feoB gene encoding ferrous iron transport protein B — its product is MKEFTIALIGNPNVGKSAIFNELTGANAHVGNWPGVTVEKKEGKFVYNDTKINVVDLPGIYSLTAASIDERIARDYIVKEKPDLVVCIVDSTNLVRNLYLFILLKELGAKTLLALNMIDLVENKIKFDESKLSESLKTRIVKTSATKRIGIDELKKAIYEELHKNQDEFFVDYGKDIEHSIKTIENLLSSVELPYNKRFLAIKLLEQDSVISEELKRLHKESIVESALMEINNLEEIYSDLETEIIEKRYALIEGIVKSSTKHLVSIEDRLTFSDKIDKIVTNRYLGLPIFAIVMLIVFKATFTLGGFFVDYINQFFDFLGNFLSNYIQNPILQSFIKDGLIGGVGTVVAFLPNILILFLFLSFLEDVGYMARAAFVMDRLMHSIGLPGRAFIPLILGFGCNVPAIMATRTIADERDRLLTILINPFMSCTARLPIYVLLTGIFFENNHPELIIFSLYTLGIFVAIFSAKLFRSTIPKLKGKVSFLIMELPVYRMPTIKAVSIHTWERTKEFLKKAGTIILFGVMLVWLLSSLPFGVDYAGEDSFVGILGKFFAPILTPAGFGFWQAAVSLIFGLLAKETVVGTMGTLFGGEDKLSSSLTQLMTPLSAYTFMVMSLLYIPCLATIGVIYRETNSLKWTAFSVFYSLVIGWLSATLIYQIFSLAFH
- a CDS encoding putative porin — encoded protein: MKRFFTAFCFLFISAYFVSFAFAGPFSDVPANSWAYKAVQDLAAKGLVIGYGDGTFRGERLATRYEMAMVVARMLDMYEKGQNAQDQKIELNANDIATLMKLAQEFKSELASLNVRVAALEKKAALDTVNFTGDARFRFGSEKRTFYPMATSGTNVFINTEGSSKNGFIVGDTSPAMLAQDPNLSQQKDNTFMQYRIRLNVSAPVADNISFNARLTMEKNAGVNSDGSSNSNPLYASLTGYNDDNNTLYVERSYITWTLNPYPVTFVLGRLPTMDSGAYYNNLFMDTGTEGAMAIFDLSNIFPSTSLSAAWVKMFDAGLITSADEASGLKDKDAYILNLSTKLFNTFGLEADYGNVNKFSYMGSAPNGVYGKYDWWAIIGNWTMYNVNMWAGYNGTSTDMPAQTATGPSFTSLHSVNGGAFRVGATIPLPVGSLTGDFWFGNNNGSMQ
- a CDS encoding 7-carboxy-7-deazaguanine synthase QueE, which codes for MIAIHSIFESISGEVGFISQGSWCTIVRLQGCNLRCRWCDTKESQSIEAKYILSIDDVVARCKNSKVLLTGGEPLIQKETLELIDYLIEKKHFVQVETNGSISLPKGYLSDCGWVVDYKGPSSGMMDRMPSFEEFIDNWIEHRVIVKLVVDNSEEDLEFVFQVLSKMHGLFQFAISPLDAKGEKILDIVNFIRERDEKLLDELIFSIQMHKVVGLL